From the genome of Methanothrix soehngenii GP6:
AACAAATTTCAGTGCGGCACTAAAAAATCGGGCTGATATTTGACGCGCCAAAGCTCACCCAACCACAAATATGCTTCAATCTTTTGGTCCACATCCATAATCTATCCATAATAGCCACATGACCGCAAATCCAGTCATCCTGACAATGAAAATAATGAGAAGAGGGCCGAGAGCGGCGAAAGGTAAAGGAGGAAGATTGTTAGGAAAAGCCGCCCCTGGCCACGGAACTGTAGCGAAGATATTAATACTAATTAATTCTTTCGCTCAGTTCACGCTTATGCTGCCGCCTCTCATCTAGCAGCCAGCAGGCACTCAAGAGTGCTCTGCGGTCCAGACGATGCCGATAAACCTAAAAGCCAACCCATCTAACTGTACTTTTATGAAACGCATCGGCATTGCCGACACCACCTTCGCCCGGGTCGATATGGCCCGGGCGGCAGTGAGCACCATCAAGAAGGAGGCATCAGTCCAGATCGTCCGCTACACCGTCCCCGGAATCAAAGACCTGCCTGTGGCAGCCAAAAGGCTGCTGGAGGAAGATGATTGCGATATCGTCATCGCTTTAGGGATGCCCGGCCCCGCAGATAAGGACAAGATGTGCGCCCATGAGGCATCCAGCGGCCTGATCATGGCCCAGCTCATGACCAACAAGCATATCCTGGAGGTATTCGTGCATGAGGATGAGGCCAAGGACGAGAAGACGCTCGCCTGGTTGGCGGAGAAGAGGACGGCAGAGCACGCCTTGAACGCTCTCAGTCTGGTGTTTCATCCCCAGACACTCACTCGCCTGGCAGGAACTGGACAGCGGCAGGGCTACGAGGACGCTGGCCCCATCGAGGGCGGCTCGGCTGGCTACCCGGGACATTGAGCGGCCCCTCGCCACTTGGCATGGGTGAACTTGAATTGGAAATTCTCTGTATCTTTTCGCCTTCGTGGTGAAACGCTATGCTCTGACCCAACCGCAGAGACACAGAGAAACAGAGGCTATAATCTCTGCTGGGCCCACCCACTTAATTCAGCGAAAAGCCAAAAAAAAAACATGATCCTCAGGCAGGGATCATGCCCAAAAGATGAAAAACCAGGCGGATCATAGGCAAGCCTGATTGGGGAAAGACTTGTTTCAATGCCCTGTGGGCCGCAGCGCTGACTGCAGATCCTCTATCTTTACAGGCTTGCTGAGATAGCCGTCCATGCCTGCTTCCAGACATCTCTCCCTATCTCCATTTAAAGCATGAGCAGTGAGTGCGATGATCCTGGGGCGCTTCATCTTGGGGAAACGCGCCAAAATCCTCCTGGTTGCCTCAAAGCCGTCCATGTCGGGCATCTGTATATCCATCAGAACAACGTCGTAGGCCTGCCTATCCAGGGCCGCCAGGACGTCGAAACCATTGGAAGCAAGATCTGCCTGGTAGCCGATCTTGCGCAACATCTGCAGCAAAACCATCTGGTTGACGGCGTTATCCTCGGCAAGAAGTATGCTCAAAGGTAGGGCCTGTTGAAAATGTCCCTCGATTGGAGGCTTTATATCAGGTTTTAAGTCCTTGACCTCATGTTGCACCGGCTGCATGCATGGCAGTTTGACTTTTATTGTAAATGTGAATGTGCTGCCCACTCCTGGATTGCTTTTAGCCCAGATCCTTCCCCCCATCATCCCCACAAGGCGCTTTGAGATGGCAAGTCCCAGGCCCGTGCCACCATATCTTCGAGTTATTGATGAATCGATCTGACTGAACGGCATGAACAGGCGGTCCAGCTTATCCTGGGGCATGCCAATGCCAGTATCCAACACATCGAAGCGAAGCTCAAATCCTTCCGGAATGGCATTTCCTCTAACTGAGACCTCTACAAATCCTTTATCTGTGAACTTGACGGCATTGCTCAATAGGTTTGCTAGCACTTGGCGGAGCCGGCTGGCATCGCCCACCAGCATCGTCGGCAATTGGTCGTCCAGGACAACTTTTAGCACCAGCCCCTTTTCCGCCACTCTTGTCACCATCAGGTCCATTGTAGACTCTATGCATCTGCGCAGATCGAAGGGGCTATGTTCAAGCTCCATCATGCCTCCGTCGATCTTGGAGAAGTCCAGTATGTCGTTTATGACGCTGAGCAATGAATCACTGCTGTTCCTGACGATCTCCAAGTAATTCCTTTGTTCAGGAGTCAGATCGGTATCAAGGAGAAGCCCTGTCAGGCCTATGACGGCGTTTAAAGGGGTTCTTATCTCATGGCTCATGTTGGCCAAAAACTCGCTTTTGGCTTTGGCAGCAGCCTCAGCCTCTTCTTTGGCCTTCCAGAGCATCTCATCAGACCTTTTGCGCTCTGTCACGTCCCGTACCAGTGCCAGGAAATCCCCCCCTTCGCAGAGGTTAATGCGCGCCTCAAAATGTTTTATCTCACCATTTGCCGGCAGCTGATATTCGAAGACCTGCATTTTTCCGCTTTGCCTTGCCATCTCGATATTATTCATCGTTAACTCTACCAGATCCTGCGGCATTATACTGTGTATATTCTTCCCCATGAACAGCTCCGCAGGGGCGTAAAGGATTGAAGAATTGGGGGTTCTATAATCAAGGAAGTTGCCCTCTTTGTCGAGGAGAAAGATGGAATCGGGAATTGAATCGAGGAGCAACCTGTTCTCGGCTTCGCTCTTCTTGAGTTCGTCCTCAAACCTTTTGCGCTCTGTTAAGTCTGTGACTGCGACAATGGATCCAAAAAATTTGCCATCCTGCCAGCGCGGCGTGCCGGTTACCTGAACGGGGAACACACATCCATCGGACCGTATCAGTCTGGCCTCGTAGGAAGATGTCTCTCCCGCCTGCCGCCTTGACCTTGCCTGGATCAGGATAGGGCGGTCATGGGGGTGGATGAGCTCATCCATGGATCTGCCAATAAG
Proteins encoded in this window:
- the ribC gene encoding riboflavin synthase, giving the protein MKRIGIADTTFARVDMARAAVSTIKKEASVQIVRYTVPGIKDLPVAAKRLLEEDDCDIVIALGMPGPADKDKMCAHEASSGLIMAQLMTNKHILEVFVHEDEAKDEKTLAWLAEKRTAEHALNALSLVFHPQTLTRLAGTGQRQGYEDAGPIEGGSAGYPGH
- a CDS encoding ATP-binding protein translates to MATLDRDKVSTAGDNCDQQTDPEIDKDFAHQVMATVGQGIVVSSEGWRFEYVNPAFARMVGRMPKELIGRSMDELIHPHDRPILIQARSRRQAGETSSYEARLIRSDGCVFPVQVTGTPRWQDGKFFGSIVAVTDLTERKRFEDELKKSEAENRLLLDSIPDSIFLLDKEGNFLDYRTPNSSILYAPAELFMGKNIHSIMPQDLVELTMNNIEMARQSGKMQVFEYQLPANGEIKHFEARINLCEGGDFLALVRDVTERKRSDEMLWKAKEEAEAAAKAKSEFLANMSHEIRTPLNAVIGLTGLLLDTDLTPEQRNYLEIVRNSSDSLLSVINDILDFSKIDGGMMELEHSPFDLRRCIESTMDLMVTRVAEKGLVLKVVLDDQLPTMLVGDASRLRQVLANLLSNAVKFTDKGFVEVSVRGNAIPEGFELRFDVLDTGIGMPQDKLDRLFMPFSQIDSSITRRYGGTGLGLAISKRLVGMMGGRIWAKSNPGVGSTFTFTIKVKLPCMQPVQHEVKDLKPDIKPPIEGHFQQALPLSILLAEDNAVNQMVLLQMLRKIGYQADLASNGFDVLAALDRQAYDVVLMDIQMPDMDGFEATRRILARFPKMKRPRIIALTAHALNGDRERCLEAGMDGYLSKPVKIEDLQSALRPTGH